The DNA sequence ATCAGCATAGTACTTGTCGAAGGCCTCCAACAATTGGCCTTGGCCAAGCATGTTGTAAATATCTTGTGCTTTTTCTAAATAAGTCATTTTGGGTATTTTTTAATTAATGTATATACACTAAATGTATTTACACAATAATTAGTTGAACATCATAGGCATTATTTTTCAAAAAAAATCACAGCCCTATGAATGCGCAGTAGAATAGAGGCTCCGTAGGACAGGGTTTCCTACTCCCCTCGCTCCGTAGCGTTTTTAAAACCCGACGCTACGGAGCGAGGGGAGTAGCGGACAGCCTGATGCCTTCAAAATATTCAACTTATCCATTGTTGCTTACGTTGATAGTCTCATTACAAGTAATTATCCTACTATGTCTTCTTTCCATGTAATTATCATTGGTGCCGGCTTGTGTGGCCTAAGCACGGCCTATCGTTTGCAGCAAGCAAATATTCCTTTCCTCCTCCTGGAAGCCCGCGACCGGATTGGGGGTAGAATCCTGACGGTGCGCAATGAATCGGGTACCCCCATTGAGATGGGTGCGACTTGGTTGGGTAAAAAACATACGGCCATCAACGCTTTATTGAAGGAGTTGAAAATTGGGATCACCGAGCAATACCTGGGGCAACAAGCGATCTACGAACCGCTTTCGACCAGTCCGCCCCAACTGGTACAACTTCCACCCAACAATGACCCCAGCTACCGTATTGCAGGCACCACTACGGCGCTGATTGAAGCCCTGGCAAAGCCTCTATCGCCCGCCAGTATCCACCTCCAACAAGTGGTGCAAGCTATTGAAAGCAAAAGTGACGGTTTTTTGGTACGCACCCAGAATGCGGTATTTACCGGAGCAGCCATCGTCAGCACACTTCCCCCTCGCTTACTCATGCAGACGGTGGCATGCACACCGGCCTGGCCGGAACCGCTACAAAGCATCGCCAACCAAACCCACACCTGGATGGGCGAAAGCATTAAAGTAGGCTTCACCTACCCTACTCCTTTCTGGCGGGCCAAAGACCTGAGTGGTACGTTGTTTAGCAACGTTGGGCCCGTGGGTGAAATGTACGATCATTCGGATGATGACCAGGGGTACTATGCCCTCAAAGGTTTCCTCAATGGAGCATACCACTCGCTGACGAAAGCAGAACGCTGCCAACTGGTATTGCAACAGTTGCGCAAATACTACGGGGAGCAGGCTGACCAATACACTACCTACGAAGAGGGGGTATGGCGACAGGAGTCTTATACCTTTACGGATTACGACCAAGCGCTGCTACCCCACCAAAACAATGGCCACGCTATCTTTCGACAGCCGTTTTTCGGTGGGCGATTCTGGATGGGAGGGGCAGAAACCGCCAGCGAATTTCCGGGCTATATGGACGGTGCAGTGCGGCGGGGAGAGGAAATTGCGGCAGCATTGATCGCTGCTATTTTTTGATGCTATAGTTCTCTAAGGCAGACGATATGTATATAAATGACTTATATAACACACGACAACTGTGAAGCAATAAAAATCAGCAGACCCAATACCTTATAATTCCGCAGCACCCACATTTTAAAATATATTATTCTAGCATTTAGGTTGATA is a window from the Lewinella sp. LCG006 genome containing:
- a CDS encoding flavin monoamine oxidase family protein; the protein is MSSFHVIIIGAGLCGLSTAYRLQQANIPFLLLEARDRIGGRILTVRNESGTPIEMGATWLGKKHTAINALLKELKIGITEQYLGQQAIYEPLSTSPPQLVQLPPNNDPSYRIAGTTTALIEALAKPLSPASIHLQQVVQAIESKSDGFLVRTQNAVFTGAAIVSTLPPRLLMQTVACTPAWPEPLQSIANQTHTWMGESIKVGFTYPTPFWRAKDLSGTLFSNVGPVGEMYDHSDDDQGYYALKGFLNGAYHSLTKAERCQLVLQQLRKYYGEQADQYTTYEEGVWRQESYTFTDYDQALLPHQNNGHAIFRQPFFGGRFWMGGAETASEFPGYMDGAVRRGEEIAAALIAAIF